The segment CAAGTCCAGCCTGGGTTATAGTGTGAGACCCCACATGTCCAAGTCCAGCCTGGGTTGCAGTGTGAGACCCCACATGTCCAAGTCCAGCCTGGGTTGCAGTGTGAGACTCCACATGTCCAAGTCCAGCCTGGGTCccacctcaaaaagaaaaagctcAGGGGCTAGGCAAaatggcacaagcctttaatcccagcgctcgggaggtagaggcaggtggatctctgtggggtTTAGACCAGcctcatagtgagaccctgtcccaaaaataaaaacagctcagtggtggatgacagcacttgccaccaaacctaccaagactgaaaacctgagtttgatccctgtctCCTTCCCACATCATCACTAACCAAGAAAATCCCTTACAGAACTCCCCACAGAATATCCGATATAAATAATTCCTCAGTTAAGATCCCCTCTTCTAGGTTTGTTAAAAATACCCAGCACATACCTCCACCTGGTGAGTGCTGACATAGGTGTGAAATTTATGTGACGCAAGGGCTTTGTGCACACTGGCAAACATTcttcccactgagccacatccccagccctcccCCCTTTATGTGGTTCTTTGGCATCTGAACGTGCACCTCGCCTGGCTACAGCTGCTCTTTGCTACTGTGCTGTGTGGGCTGTGCTTCTTTCTCATCTCCCTCTCTTAGTTTAGTTGAGAACCAGACTTACGGGCGACACACTGTGGCAGGGATGGATACTGACGACCTCTGAGTTCAACCTGGGTGTGCAGATGCTTCAGGTAAAAGTAGGCCTAGCTGGCTGGCTCTGTCCTTGGCTTCTCTACCTAGCAGGTGCCAACTTTAGGGCTCCAGAGTTCCTAACAGACTCCTCGCATGTAAATAGCCATTGTCTTAGCATTGTCGAAGGAAGCCTCTGGAGCCTGCTCTCAACCTGAGCAGGGTCTTCTTGGCTGCTGCTTTTCTTGCTCTGGTGTGGCTACCAGTTTTCCCACTGTTCTCAAAATATTCTTGGCTTCAGACATCCCTATAGTCTCTTCATCATCAAGCAAAGACAGTTCATCAGAGGAGATGCAGGATATCTGAGATGATGTGACCCCTGTGTAAGGCTGGTTGTTCAACCCACAAGGGGTTGTGACCTGcaggttgaaaatgctgtcctggTGGAAACCAAAGCTTAAAATCCTACAAAGCCCAGCCTACTGAGCAGTACTTAATGACTGTAACCTTGGTTCCATGTCTTAAAGTCTGGCTCCAACCCTATGTCACAAAGATAGTCTTATGTGTTTCCTTCTAAAATGTCACTGCATGTCCTCTCTTGGCTAGATCTTTGCTACTTGAATTCACTTTTATCTGCAGTGTATTTTGGATCAAAGTTCATTCCTTGTCCAGAAACATCCAATGGTTCAGCACATGTTGGAAAGTTGGGGTTGGCGCTGGACTCTGCTCAGTTCTCAAGAGGTCCCTGATCCTCCCCGCTGACACACTGAAGATTACCACTGCAATAGAGAACTCGCACAAGCCCACGGTCACATGAGCTTGACAACCCCAGAGttgtctttttcaatttttttctgaaagagtCTCataatgtagccctggctggcctgaaacttactatgtagactgaACTGACCTCTAATccatagaaatccacctgcctttgcctactgtactggggttaaaggcatgtgctaccttaCCTGACTTTGAGACTTCTTTTTCAAAACTGCTTTGGctattctttttccccctttcataTAAACTTTGGGATCTCTGTACCTAGAGAATCCTGCTGAAATTCAGACTACACGGGGCCTGTCGGTTTGGGGAGTTAACTCCCTCACTATGCTAAGCCTCCCACCGGTGAGGCAGCACGACTCGACGTGTCCAGGCTTTGCTGACTGCCTTTATCAATCAGCCCTTTCTAGTTTTCACAAAGTCCACCATGTTTTATGAGATTGATACCTAGAGACTTGTGCTTTACAGCAACGTCAATGGTTCTGTGTTGTGTCCTGAAGCCCTTGAAAGACCAATCCCTGTGATACCTCAGAATCTCTGACCATCTCCCATTAGTGTTGTTTGATtgagtttttgggtttttgttgctttttttgagacagaatctttctgTGTAGTGCTGACtattctggaacttactctgtagaacaggctggccttgaactcacagagatctgtctatctctgcctATGGAGTgatggattaaaggcatgagccatcactgacccccatttttgttttgggtatttttttttaaagatttatttattttatttatatgagtacactgtggctgtcttcagacacaccagaagagggcatcagatctcattacagatggttgtgagccaccatgtggttgctgggatttgaactcaggacctctggaagagcagtcagtgctcttaaccactgagccatctctccagccctgttttgggtattttttaatgatgtttagattatattattttcattaagGTTTTTATAGTagaattacattaaaattaaataagttcTGCATAATGACaaatcctttaatcccagcacttgggaagcagaggcaggcagatctctgagtttgaggccagtctggtctaaatactgagttccaggacagccagggatacacagtaaGTCTGtgtcaaaaacaagcaaataaaacatttaagtataggggttggggatttagctcagtggtagagtgcttgcctagcaagcgcaaggccctgggttcggtccccagctccggaaaaaaaaaaattaagtatactTGGTATTTACAGCATCTCTCCAATTACAATGTCTTTCTGccccacactcacatgcatgtggaCAGCACTATTGAAATCACTGAGCTATGAAAAGATAAGAGGAAATGAAGGTGAAAGGGGAACATGCCTAGGAGGGCACaagggagcaggagggggagtcagaggtgtgtgtgtgtgatcaagaCACATTGTAGAAACTTAGGAAACTGTCAAATAGTCTAAAAAtattaagacagggtttctctgtacagccttggctgtcctagaatttgctctgtagaccaggttggctttgaactcatagaggtctgcctgcctctgcctctcaagtgctaaaattaaaagaatgtcttaaaattttctctcagggggttggggatttagctcagtggtagagcgcttgcctaggaagcgcaaggccctgggttcggtccccagctccggaaaaaaagaaccaaaaaaaaaaaaaaatttttttttttctctcaggagCTGCACTGAGTGTTAGAGcacagctgctcttgcagaggacctgtgttggatcccagcacccacaagatgcatcccagcacccacaaggtggatcccagcacccataaggtggctcacaaccatccatagtTCCAGGTCAACGAGATCTGATGCGCTGTTCTGCTcaaaatcataaaacaaaacaaatattctttaaaatatttttataattatctgctttttgttttgttttgttttttttggtttgttttttttttttttttttttttttttggagctggggactgaacccagggccttgcgcttgctaggcaagcgctctaccactgagctaaatcctcccaacccccaaaacaaatatttttaaagcctctctaatttttaaaaacagggtctcatttttaaaagacaccAGGCAGGTGTTCAACTTGTGGCAATTCACCTCACTCCATGTGGTGATTGGAATGGAAATGGCCCGCACAGTCCCACAGGGAGTGGAGAAAGTgtggcccagtgtcactctctcttcctgttgcctgccgatccagatgtagagctctcagctgcctctccagcagCATGCCCGCCTGCAAGCCGCCACGCTTCCCGCCACGacgatagtggactgaacctctgaactgtaagctagcccaagtaaatgttttcctttctaagagtcgctgtggtcatggtgtctctttgcagcaacAGGAACCCTAAATAAGAGACATTCCatctcctaagtgttgggatccagccatatgccaccatgcctggcttaagtTTTTATTATCAATTAGTAACTTACCAGATTATAAATGAAACTAAAGCAAGGAAATCATAACTAGGCAGCTTCTACTTTATATTAAGGATAATGTGATGAtttatatatgctcagcccagggagcagcactattagaaggtgtgatcctgttggagtagatgtattactgtgggagtgggctttgagaccctagctattctgctagcagccttcagatgaagatgtagaactctcagctcctcctgcaccaagcctgctgggatgctgtcatgcttcctgcattgatgatcatggactgaacctctgaatctgtaagccagccccaactcaATGTTGTCATttgtaagatttgccttggtcatggtgtctgttcacagcagtaaaaccctaactgagacagtatttaaaaataatttgtgggctagagagatggtttagcggttaagagcccaaatgttcttccagaggtcctgagttcaattcccagcaacacacacagtggctcatgaccatctgtaaagggatttgatgtgctcttctggtgtgtctgaagacagttatagagtattaatataaataaaagtaaatcttaaaaaaataataataacttgCAATACTAAGGAGAGTGGAAACAAACGTAATATATTCATGTTAGCATCAAGCTACATAGTAATCTTTAGCAAAATCAATAATATCATGCTTCTTCTTGAGTCAGTTACGAATTTTAAATGAGGAGGTATTTCAAGGACATTAAAAGATCCATCCCTGATAAAGTAGGGGCTTTGCTTCCTGAATTTGGGGCCCTCACATGTGAAgtaagtgctctatcactgagctatatccctccctctttttcttttctttcctttatttttttctcaagacaaattttctctgtgtagtcctggctatcctggaactcactctgtaggccaggctggtcttgaactaaaagagatccacctgcctctgtctcctgagtgctgggagtaaaggcatggaCCAGCATCTCTGACTTCTTACtaggttgcccaggctggcttagaactcactctaAATCAGGAAGGTCTTAAACTACCCATCTTCTTGCTTTAGCCTCCCTAGTAGCTGGAATGATAACTTCATGCTACAGGCCTGGCTGGTGTAATATTACAACACGAATGTTGAAAGAGGTGGCACATGCACGGTTACTGTACCCACTTTAGAGAAGGCATGGCCCGGGCTCGCCTGGTTCCATACAGCCTTCCAGTTTCAGTGTCCTGGGCTCCCCTACAGTCACCTTCTACCCAGTGAATGCAGCAGCCTTCAGAGACAACAGACTTTAGAAAAGGAGGAACAGCACCTCTGTAGGCAGGAAGCACAACACCCAGTGACTTACTAGAGTCATGTCATCGCAACAGGCAGCACAGGTGCAGGAGGCAGCGTGAGGGTTCAAAATACCATcctgaaagagagaaggagatatAGACATCATATGGTTCAAATGTAGAACTATAtagatatattatacatataacagaaatatagaaattagGGAGTTGTTCAATGCTATATTGCACCCACCACCAAGATTAAAAATCTGAGCATAAAATACAATCACTTCTGGAAAGTTCTTGTCTGCACAGTGCTCCAGCAGGCTTGAGTCTCTCTCCCTAGGAATGAGACTCCAGAGACACTGTATAGCCACAGTCGGGAGCTGAGCTGGAGCAGAAAATCAAGTCTTTTCCTCAGGCTAGAAGGTGGGTGTGGTGGTTAAGAATATGTATtactggggttagggatttagctcagtggtagagcacttgcctagcaggctcaaggccctgggttcggtcctcagctccgggaaaaaaaaaaaaaaagagagagagagagagagaaaagcaaaaccaagTGGTTTgcttgttaaaaaaaagaatatgtattaTCTTagagaggaccaaggttcaattctAAGTACTCAGATGGCACCTCacactgtctataactctagtcccagggaatctgacatcACAGGTaccatgcatgtggcacacatacacacatgcagacaaaacactcataaaataataaacctaGAGGAAAAAAGTTTCCTTCCTTGCAGTGAAAGTGGAGCAAAAGGAAGGCAGATGTGGCTGGGCCCTGCCACTGACTCTCGACCTCTCTTCCCATGTGTCTGAGTTGTCCGTCTTCTGTGCCAATGTTACCCCATCTGCCCTCCACAATAATTCTCTGAGTCACTTGCAACACACACCCAGGACAAGAACATCAAGATGGTCATACTGTGAGCGCTCGGCATCAGTCCCTGTCTGGGGCCATGTTCTGGACACTCCCCACTGCTCATCCTAAGGCTGGCGTGGTCCCAACAGATACCTGGATGAGGCACTGCAGGGGTCTGCCCGCATAGCGGATGCTTCTCTTCCAGTCCTTGCTGCTGGCTCTTCCTGCCATGGCTTCAAACTCGGTTGGGCTGTACCAGTTTTCTCCCTGCTTGATACACCGCCCCCGGCCACCTGGAATGAAAGGGTCTGGTCCTAAGAGTTCATCAAGGCCTGTTGCTGGCTTGCCTTGATGACATCAGTTCCttctgccttttttctttctctgccctgcATGGCCTCTAATCACCCAATACACTGCCTGGCAAGTTATCTCAAATCCACTGTCCACGGTCACTGCATGCTGCGCTGGGTCTCCAGTGAGCATCAGCCCACTTCAGGGGTCCTCTGTCATCTGAGTGGTCTGAGTGGCTCCAGGGACGCAGGGCTGACAGTCCTCACACCCGTCTCCTCTACCACATTTGCACATGACAGGCCTCCTGGGCCCCAGTTTACTAAGAGGGTCACACAGAAGAACAAAGTCTTCTTTGGGGAATGATGATAGCCAAGTGCTGCCTCACCTGAGCCGAGCCGACTCTTGTAGAGCGTGCCACTGATGTTCCGACAGCGCACAGGCAGCTCGCTGTCATACACCGAAGGGTCCCAGTTGTACTTGGTACCACCTTTCTCCTGGCCAGGTGCCAGTGGGGTAGGAGGAGACTGAGGACCTGGGCAAAGAGAGGCTATGAGGATGAGAGCACAGAATGACCAGAAAAGCCCATGCTGCTCCATCCCCAAGCACCAAGCCCCTCACAGGTACATCAGGAGAGCACTAAAGGGTAGTGCCAGCCCTCCATGGGCAGCATTCCTTCTCTGCCTGGAAAAATTTGCCTTTTCTATAGACCTCGATTTAGTTTTCAAATTaacacaagcacacgcacatgcacacacacacaaggcctggGGTCAGGAGCTGTAGGTACCTGGGGTGAGAGGTGCTGCTGGGCCCTTCAGCCCGGTGGTTTCCACAATGCTCCCATCTGTGTGTACAACTATTAGTGTGGCTTTCTCAGTGTTCAGGCTGTCCCCGATCTGCAGGGCTGTCCTACCAGACTAGAAGGAAAGGCACTCTAGTCAGCTCTAGGATAGGCTGCAGCACATTACTTGACTCAATGGAATGTGGCCCTACAGCAAGAGGGGATGTGCACCTAGGCCCACAAATCCTCTCCTCAGACAACCCCAAGGTACACAAGGATAGAAGCAAGAAGACACAAAGGCTGTTAAGTGTGTGCACGTCTGTCAGAACTGAAGCATACTGTGTGTTCATTTGCACAGCTGCTTTCTGGACACTGAGCAAGTCTGCCTTGCCTAAGGAGGGTTCCTGAAGGTTGCACATAGAAAGCAGGAAGGTGTGACAGCCATAAAAGGTCTCTGATTTTGGACACAGGTGCTACTGAAGGCATCATAGATGCTGATAACCTGCAGGACTGAACACAAGAAAGGACTAATGGACTATAAGCCTCGGAGAAAGGAGCAGGATGGCCAGATACAATCATTCTTCGTGTGTCTATGGAACCCAACGGAAAGCCAGGCACTGAGAAGATGCTGTGTGGGCTAAGAGCACCCTGAGCCTGGTAGAACACAGGCTGCAAGGCCAGCTGGCATGGAGGATGGCCTGACTGCAGCGTAAGAATTTCTCCTAGCTCTCTACCTTTTTCTAGATTTATACTGCACCTTTCACGTTAAAGTCCCAGGTTAAACTGAGTCTTGCCTGAGAGCACAGTGAGGCAAATAGGTCCCCCATGGATCCAAGAACTATGGGTGTTCACTCACATCTAAACCCTGAGAGGGTCTTGAGAATGAGGATCACCCTCGTGGATTGGGCAGAGAAGTCAAGAACTCTAAGGAGAGGGGCCAGGAACCCTGAGCTTCACCCAAGAACAGCTTACCAGGACATGTCCTGATATCGAGGCTGCATTTGCCACTGATGTTGTGAAGACGTTATCTGCAGAGGACCCCACGTTGGCCACAGTCACTGTGGTCACTTCTACAAGAGAATGGAACAGAATGAAACTTCACACACAGTGAAGGGAGAGCACAAAGAGCAGAGGTCTTTCTTACTTGTGAAGCTTTAAAGTGCCCATGTCCACCCAGACATTTTAATACTTCTGTTAATGCTTTGCTGACATCTCTAGTCCAGTCTAAAACACTTGCTTCTCCCAGAAAAGGGAGATCTCTACCCTTCCCCACCAAAGCCTTTCACATGCAGCAAAAATGTCCACCATGACCCCCCATTCCCACTCCACCACTGGCCTTTCTCCCTTTGCAAAGAAGCTGCAAGTCCCATAGGTCTAGGACACCTCCTTGTCGATCAAGACATGGCAGACTCCAGTCCAGCCTCATCCCTCTCCACTGCCATAGCTCAGGCCATCCTACAGTCTTGTGTCCACTGTCTGGGGTCTCCATGACATCCTTCCCCAGAAACTCTTCCTCCTGAAAGACACGTCAACCTGCCAGCCACTCCTGCAACATGAACTTGACTCCTTGGGGCAAACAGGTCTACCAGCAGTAACTGCACAGAACAGCTGCACGAAGATGTGTCATGTCCCTGAGGCGTCCTGCCACAGTGTCACTGGGTTCTTCTGTATCCTACTGCCTACTACTATCCTTTGCAGTTGGCCTTCCCGATCTCTACAACAGTTCTGTCTGCCACCCAGCATTCTAAAATGCCCAGTACCCAGGGAAGCCTTTGGCATGAGGGAAATACCCAAGGATGCCAACTGGAGTCCTGACAGCCCCATTAATCCAGCCCTGACCAACCTGCACCCCTTGCACCTG is part of the Rattus norvegicus strain BN/NHsdMcwi chromosome 1, GRCr8, whole genome shotgun sequence genome and harbors:
- the Deaf1 gene encoding deformed epidermal autoregulatory factor 1 homolog isoform X10 codes for the protein MEDSDSAAKQLGLAEAAAVAAAAAVAAAAAAAAESEAEEPVLSRDEDSEEDADSEAERETRRVTAVAVMAAESGHMDMGTEALPSPDEAAAAAAFAEVTTVTVANVGSSADNVFTTSVANAASISGHVLSGRTALQIGDSLNTEKATLIVVHTDGSIVETTGLKGPAAPLTPASLCPGPQSPPTPLAPGQEKGGTKYNWDPSVYDSELPVRCRNISGTLYKSRLGSGGRGRCIKQGENWYSPTEFEAMAGRASSKDWKRSIRYAGRPLQCLIQDGILNPHAASCTCAACCDDMTLSL